Proteins from a single region of Halococcus salifodinae DSM 8989:
- a CDS encoding DUF5131 family protein has translation MQPSDIAWTDYTWNPTHGCSKVEPPDGESGCTNCYAERLSRRYDHTXHGCSKVEPPDGESGCTNCYAERLSRRYDHTEHEWTNEYAEENVQTKPGKLDEPLSVTASSVEDWSAADLPAGNHPLRVFVNSMSDLFHSEVPDEFVQKVFGSMRNCPHQVFQILTKRPGRAAHMALDWPPNVWIGTSVEDDRVTERIDLLRDCNAETLFISFEPLIGPVGEVDLSGIDWAIVGGESGPDADRREMNHAWARALLEQCRRDGIAFFFKQSSARRPGQGTALTIYNPEFDIYEQREIRELPDPAEAVVKAQKHTHVDTESEL, from the coding sequence ATGCAGCCATCAGATATCGCGTGGACAGACTACACGTGGAATCCGACGCACGGGTGCTCGAAAGTCGAGCCACCTGATGGAGAGAGCGGCTGTACGAACTGCTACGCCGAACGACTCTCGCGACGGTACGACCACACAGANCACGGGTGCTCGAAAGTCGAGCCACCTGATGGAGAGAGCGGCTGTACGAACTGCTACGCCGAACGACTCTCGCGACGGTACGACCACACAGAGCACGAGTGGACCAACGAATACGCCGAAGAAAACGTCCAGACGAAGCCTGGAAAACTCGATGAGCCATTGTCGGTCACGGCAAGCTCAGTTGAAGACTGGTCAGCTGCCGATCTTCCGGCAGGAAATCATCCATTGCGAGTGTTCGTGAACTCGATGAGCGATCTGTTCCATTCGGAGGTTCCGGACGAGTTCGTCCAGAAAGTCTTCGGCTCGATGCGGAACTGTCCACACCAAGTGTTCCAAATCCTGACGAAACGGCCGGGACGTGCCGCCCACATGGCGCTCGATTGGCCGCCGAACGTCTGGATCGGGACGAGTGTCGAGGACGACCGCGTGACCGAACGTATCGATCTGCTACGCGACTGTAACGCCGAGACGTTGTTCATCTCGTTCGAGCCGCTGATCGGGCCGGTCGGCGAGGTCGATCTCTCAGGTATCGACTGGGCCATCGTCGGTGGCGAGAGTGGTCCTGACGCTGACCGTCGAGAGATGAACCACGCATGGGCGCGAGCACTCCTCGAACAGTGTCGTCGTGACGGCATAGCGTTCTTCTTCAAGCAGTCGAGTGCTCGGCGACCCGGACAAGGAACCGCACTCACGATCTACAATCCGGAGTTCGACATATATGAACAGCGCGAGATACGAGAACTGCCAGACCCCGCCGAAGCAGTCGTCAAAGCGCAGAAGCACACCCATGTCGATACAGAAAGTGAGCTGTGA
- the mutL gene encoding DNA mismatch repair endonuclease MutL: MADSDTNIQQLDPTTVERIAAGEVVERPASVVKELVENSIDADASRIRVVAEEGGTEYIRIVDDGIGMSQTDVEAAVEKHTTSKISDIEDLETGLATLGFRGEALAAIGEVSRLTIRTKPRGGSRGTELHLEGGTVESVEPAGCPEGTAVEINDLFYNVPARRKYLSAESTEFSHINDVATGYALANPDVAVALEHNDRETFATTGQDDLEATTLAVYGREVAEAMLPIPDDAVPDGPLNDLHGIISHPETTRSSPDYLRTYVNGRFVSAKTVRDAVVDAYDKQLGPGRYPFAVLYCELSGAEIDVNVHPRKREIRFAEEQAVRGQVEQAIQAALLDHGLLRSSAPRGESAPEQATIDPGQSGLPSESTDTASPSPSPADPSAGADTDTDATPESQEGSPTTEITTETATPETTETPAGESGHEADVNTRPASETGAENESGGQHQQPTPNTTSDQSTSPSDTEAAEHNTPDADESSPTGTARFTAPAEQATLDGETAADVLDPDLDNLPSLRVLGQFRETYLVAESPDGLVLIDQHAADERVNYERLREQFDGETPAQALASPVELDLTAGEAALFEVEECAAALDHLGFDAERVDDTSVEVTSVPGIVTETAAPDLLRDALAAFAAGDRAADTIDDAIDELVADLACYPSITGNTSLTEGSVVDLLDTLDQCENPYACPHGRPVIIELPDTDIEARFERDYPGHPSPQGR; the protein is encoded by the coding sequence ATGGCCGATTCAGACACCAACATTCAGCAACTCGATCCAACGACTGTTGAACGGATCGCGGCCGGTGAGGTCGTCGAACGGCCCGCCTCGGTCGTGAAAGAACTCGTCGAGAACAGCATCGATGCCGACGCTTCCCGGATTCGTGTCGTCGCCGAAGAGGGCGGTACCGAATACATTCGTATCGTTGACGACGGTATCGGGATGTCCCAAACCGATGTCGAAGCCGCCGTCGAAAAGCATACCACCAGCAAGATTTCCGATATCGAGGATCTCGAAACAGGGCTTGCCACACTCGGCTTTCGTGGCGAGGCACTTGCGGCCATCGGCGAGGTCTCGCGGCTCACCATTCGGACGAAACCACGCGGCGGGTCCAGAGGCACCGAACTCCACCTCGAAGGGGGGACAGTCGAATCGGTCGAACCCGCGGGCTGTCCCGAAGGCACCGCTGTGGAAATCAACGACCTCTTCTACAACGTCCCCGCTCGCCGGAAGTACCTCAGCGCGGAATCAACCGAGTTCTCCCACATCAACGATGTCGCTACTGGCTACGCCCTCGCGAATCCGGATGTTGCGGTGGCGCTCGAACACAACGACCGAGAAACGTTCGCCACCACTGGCCAGGACGATCTCGAAGCGACCACGCTCGCGGTCTACGGCCGTGAGGTCGCCGAGGCGATGCTTCCCATTCCCGACGACGCCGTGCCCGACGGCCCGCTCAATGATCTCCACGGTATCATCAGTCATCCCGAGACGACTCGGAGCAGTCCGGACTACCTCCGAACGTACGTCAACGGACGGTTCGTGAGTGCAAAGACCGTGCGCGATGCAGTCGTCGACGCCTACGACAAGCAGCTTGGTCCCGGCCGATATCCCTTCGCCGTGCTGTACTGTGAATTGTCAGGTGCGGAGATCGATGTCAACGTTCACCCGCGCAAGCGTGAAATTCGCTTCGCCGAGGAGCAAGCCGTCCGCGGCCAAGTTGAGCAAGCGATACAGGCAGCACTCCTCGATCACGGTCTTCTCCGGTCGTCTGCCCCGCGTGGCGAATCAGCCCCCGAACAGGCCACCATCGATCCAGGCCAAAGCGGACTCCCATCGGAGTCTACGGACACCGCATCACCGAGCCCATCGCCAGCAGACCCTTCAGCGGGTGCAGATACAGACACGGACGCCACTCCCGAGAGCCAGGAAGGTTCACCCACAACGGAAATCACCACTGAAACCGCTACACCCGAGACGACTGAAACACCAGCAGGCGAATCCGGCCACGAAGCCGACGTGAACACACGACCAGCATCCGAAACCGGGGCCGAGAATGAGAGCGGTGGTCAACACCAGCAACCAACGCCGAATACAACCTCGGACCAGTCAACGAGTCCAAGCGACACCGAAGCAGCCGAGCACAACACTCCCGATGCTGACGAAAGCAGCCCGACGGGTACGGCACGATTCACCGCTCCGGCTGAGCAGGCGACACTCGACGGTGAGACAGCCGCCGATGTACTTGATCCTGACCTCGACAATCTTCCGTCGTTGCGGGTTCTTGGCCAGTTCCGCGAGACGTATCTCGTCGCCGAATCCCCCGATGGATTGGTGCTGATCGACCAGCACGCCGCCGACGAACGGGTCAACTACGAGCGGTTGCGCGAGCAGTTCGACGGCGAGACACCAGCCCAAGCGCTCGCCAGTCCTGTTGAACTCGATCTCACGGCGGGCGAAGCCGCGCTCTTCGAGGTCGAAGAATGCGCAGCAGCACTCGACCACCTCGGATTCGACGCTGAGCGAGTGGACGATACGAGTGTCGAAGTCACGAGCGTGCCGGGCATCGTCACGGAGACAGCTGCCCCGGACCTCCTTCGCGACGCGCTTGCAGCGTTCGCTGCCGGCGACCGTGCCGCGGACACTATTGACGACGCAATCGATGAGTTGGTAGCGGACCTCGCGTGCTACCCCTCGATCACAGGGAACACGTCACTCACGGAGGGGTCGGTTGTCGATCTTCTCGATACGCTTGACCAGTGCGAGAATCCGTATGCGTGTCCCCATGGCCGGCCGGTCATCATCGAGCTTCCCGACACGGATATCGAAGCCCGGTTCGAGCGCGATTATCCCGGTCACCCCTCACCACAAGGGCGATAG
- a CDS encoding DUF6788 family protein — translation MASEEPPAAPGSLPKYLRKGLPKQDRESLLVTREYIDELLEWTQQPIDNGELPDAADPVDEDGSSPKGGTVVMEKVTCGDETCKCMKKGEKHGPYKYLYYRKADGTLTSEYIDNR, via the coding sequence ATGGCTTCAGAAGAGCCGCCGGCTGCTCCGGGTTCGCTGCCGAAGTATCTCCGCAAGGGGCTCCCGAAACAAGACCGCGAATCGCTCTTGGTAACCCGCGAGTATATCGACGAACTGCTTGAATGGACTCAGCAGCCGATCGACAACGGTGAACTACCGGACGCCGCCGATCCCGTCGACGAGGATGGGAGCAGTCCGAAGGGCGGGACCGTCGTGATGGAAAAGGTCACGTGCGGTGACGAAACCTGCAAGTGCATGAAGAAAGGCGAAAAGCACGGGCCATACAAGTACCTCTATTATCGGAAAGCCGACGGGACGCTCACGTCCGAGTACATCGATAACAGGTGA
- a CDS encoding DNA cytosine methyltransferase — YEIAGNKTETTKQIGNAVPVNLATALCEQLLSKRDPTLFSYTSGSEQAPADGGVGSADD; from the coding sequence ACTACGAGATCGCCGGCAACAAGACCGAGACCACCAAGCAAATCGGGAACGCAGTCCCCGTGAACCTTGCCACAGCGCTGTGTGAACAGCTCCTCTCCAAGCGAGATCCAACGCTGTTCAGCTACACATCCGGTTCTGAGCAAGCACCTGCTGATGGAGGGGTCGGATCAGCCGATGACTAG
- a CDS encoding RNA-guided endonuclease InsQ/TnpB family protein, which produces MADDYVRRTAITRLSVDGAQRDLLEDTITEWKRGCQIATDLAWGRCNAKSDVQPLAYDPVREDTDLGSQHAILATHQAAQAITGCIERRSKGKKVSKPSFTAPTVKYDTRTMTLFDDDTVSLSTTESRVRCPLDLPDADDGYQRQYLDSDEWSATESTLTARDGEFFLHIGFRRYKNDTERNTAEDGTVLGVDLGIENLAVTSTAYFFSGRELTHDLREFEKVRAGLQQTGTRSAHRTLAQSSGRELRYVRDVLHRASKALIDEALRYDCDVIAFENLTHIRDRTDASWGHKWAFRTLYEQVEYKAEAVGISVKQVGSAYTSKRCSECGFTTDENRPSRNDFRCAKCGSEANADYNAAKNIGMRYVRRGQQSSRRTGESQLALKSGTATPKRGFTTYPDGFEAEFTDKPHPQRAKPSGRAK; this is translated from the coding sequence GTGGCAGACGACTACGTGCGTCGGACGGCAATCACTCGCCTCTCGGTGGATGGTGCGCAACGCGACCTACTCGAAGATACCATCACCGAGTGGAAGCGAGGTTGCCAAATCGCCACAGACCTCGCGTGGGGACGGTGCAACGCCAAGAGCGACGTACAACCCCTCGCCTACGACCCTGTGCGCGAGGACACCGACCTCGGTAGTCAGCACGCGATTCTCGCCACGCACCAAGCCGCCCAAGCCATCACCGGCTGTATCGAACGTCGGTCGAAAGGCAAGAAGGTCAGCAAGCCGTCGTTCACTGCGCCGACCGTGAAGTACGATACGCGGACGATGACGCTGTTCGATGACGACACCGTTTCCCTCTCCACGACGGAGAGTCGGGTTCGGTGTCCGCTCGACCTTCCCGACGCCGACGATGGCTACCAGCGTCAGTACCTCGATTCGGACGAATGGAGTGCTACGGAAAGTACGCTCACCGCCCGCGACGGCGAGTTCTTCTTGCATATCGGCTTTCGCCGGTACAAGAACGATACCGAACGGAACACTGCCGAGGACGGAACGGTCCTCGGGGTTGACCTCGGTATCGAAAACCTCGCCGTCACCAGCACTGCCTACTTCTTCAGCGGGCGGGAGCTAACTCACGACCTCCGCGAGTTCGAGAAGGTACGCGCCGGGTTGCAACAGACCGGGACACGAAGCGCCCACCGAACGCTCGCACAGTCGAGTGGTCGGGAGCTTCGCTACGTCCGCGACGTGCTACATCGGGCGTCGAAGGCGCTGATAGACGAGGCCCTCCGCTACGACTGTGACGTAATCGCGTTCGAGAACCTAACCCACATCCGCGACCGAACCGACGCGTCGTGGGGTCACAAGTGGGCGTTCCGAACGCTTTACGAGCAGGTCGAATACAAGGCCGAGGCCGTCGGCATCTCGGTGAAACAAGTCGGCTCGGCGTACACATCGAAGCGGTGTTCCGAGTGTGGATTCACGACAGACGAGAATCGTCCGTCGCGCAACGACTTCCGGTGCGCGAAGTGTGGCTCGGAAGCGAACGCGGACTACAACGCGGCGAAGAACATCGGTATGCGGTACGTCCGTCGGGGCCAACAGTCGTCTCGGCGGACGGGCGAAAGTCAGCTCGCCCTGAAGTCTGGAACGGCGACGCCGAAACGTGGATTTACCACCTACCCTGATGGGTTCGAGGCCGAGTTCACGGACAAGCCCCACCCTCAACGAGCGAAGCCGTCAGGCCGAGCGAAGTAG
- a CDS encoding DNA polymerase sliding clamp has protein sequence MQEVIDTAHAVVDECRVHLDTDGLVIRAVDPANVAMVNEQVSADAFEAYDTDCGEIGINLERLDEVVGIADNDDDLVQFDLDPKTRKLDVQVNAVEYTLALIDPAAIRAEPDIPDLDLPAAVSVDEAEFKRAIRAADMVADHITLQVDEREECFIANAEGDTDDVDLELTGDDLEDADWGSAYSLFSLDYLKDLRKPIPTDTVVRMRLGEEFPAKLTFELADGAVDVEFMLAPRIQSD, from the coding sequence ATGCAGGAGGTCATCGACACGGCTCACGCAGTCGTCGACGAGTGTCGCGTCCACCTCGATACGGATGGGCTGGTCATTCGCGCGGTCGATCCGGCCAACGTGGCGATGGTCAACGAGCAGGTATCGGCTGATGCGTTCGAAGCCTACGACACGGACTGTGGCGAGATCGGTATCAATCTCGAACGGTTGGACGAGGTGGTCGGCATCGCCGACAACGACGACGACCTCGTGCAGTTCGATCTCGATCCTAAGACCCGGAAACTGGACGTGCAGGTCAACGCTGTCGAATACACGCTCGCACTCATCGATCCCGCGGCGATCCGAGCAGAGCCCGATATCCCGGATCTCGACTTGCCCGCTGCAGTCTCCGTCGACGAAGCCGAGTTCAAGCGGGCGATTCGAGCCGCAGATATGGTCGCCGATCACATCACCCTCCAGGTCGACGAGCGTGAGGAGTGTTTCATCGCGAACGCCGAGGGTGACACCGACGATGTCGATCTCGAGCTCACTGGCGACGATCTCGAAGATGCTGACTGGGGGAGTGCGTATTCACTGTTCAGCCTGGACTACCTGAAGGATCTCCGCAAGCCGATTCCAACGGATACCGTCGTTCGGATGCGGCTCGGCGAAGAGTTCCCGGCCAAACTCACCTTCGAGTTGGCCGATGGTGCGGTGGATGTCGAGTTCATGCTCGCTCCACGAATCCAGAGCGACTGA